The Candidatus Zixiibacteriota bacterium genome has a window encoding:
- a CDS encoding sugar ABC transporter permease — MKRQSLAGNLLASPWTLTFLAFWLFPLVYSFLLGFTDYRLMRSDYNWVGFENYLNLFRDKAFIEALTNTFIFVLGTIPFTTVIALILALLVEKKIPGQALFRSGYFVPSVTSMVVIALVFTNLYSRDGYLFLLAKMLWMHPPENGFLLSSKTALLSIMAMDVWMSVGYYMLIFLAGLKAIPEELYEAASVAGA; from the coding sequence ATGAAGAGGCAGTCTCTCGCCGGAAATCTTCTTGCCTCCCCCTGGACTCTGACATTCCTGGCTTTCTGGCTGTTTCCGCTGGTCTATTCGTTCTTACTCGGATTCACCGATTATCGCCTGATGCGCTCCGATTACAACTGGGTCGGGTTCGAGAATTACTTGAATCTTTTTCGGGATAAGGCTTTTATCGAGGCGCTGACAAATACTTTCATATTTGTTCTTGGAACAATTCCTTTTACGACCGTCATCGCGCTGATTCTGGCGCTTCTGGTGGAAAAGAAAATCCCGGGCCAGGCTCTCTTCCGCTCCGGCTATTTTGTGCCGTCTGTCACGTCCATGGTCGTTATTGCCCTTGTCTTCACCAACTTATATTCGCGCGACGGTTACCTCTTCCTGCTGGCTAAGATGCTGTGGATGCATCCTCCTGAAAACGGCTTTCTTCTTTCCAGCAAGACCGCTCTGCTTTCGATAATGGCAATGGATGTCTGGATGTCGGTCGGATATTACATGTTGATTTTTCTTGCCGGATTGAAGGCGATACCGGAGGAATTGTACGAAGCGGCATCGGTAGCCGGCGC
- a CDS encoding extracellular solute-binding protein encodes MKSIYISLAIISLLLLLQCGGSKTDGVTIEWWQFWTDPAIRPAIEKMVADYEAANPGVKINITDLTWANGHEKIVISFSSGAAPDIVELGSDWVWEFASAGQIAPLTAEVVADTSKFYGWAPSTLDSEIYAFPWILGTRVLFVNNELSVKAGLKDKYVPANWEHMKLLCYKIDSLGEDIYGFGANAAEKHTLYKKFLPFYWSTGGKIISEDGRYAVISSDRCYQALKFYKELSDSCGMIDTQRRLEDAFLAGKVGVIISGDWLLKRIKKEILDFDFVTSLIPGPEYPGKSFVGGEYLAVSSQSPHKKEAIRFIKYLASKENQILFCKTNYSANPSHKEAALDPFFKDDPNIMTFVSQLRLSDFPPPDPQWVYIEDIIETMLEDILFKGAPMVETLYEARNKIQKLIDSK; translated from the coding sequence ATGAAAAGTATTTATATTTCACTCGCAATAATATCGCTTTTGCTTCTGCTCCAGTGCGGCGGCAGCAAGACTGACGGGGTTACTATTGAATGGTGGCAGTTCTGGACCGACCCGGCAATAAGACCTGCAATCGAGAAAATGGTTGCCGATTATGAAGCGGCAAATCCGGGTGTCAAAATCAATATTACCGATTTGACCTGGGCAAACGGGCATGAAAAAATCGTCATTTCTTTTTCATCCGGCGCGGCTCCCGATATCGTGGAGTTGGGTTCGGACTGGGTCTGGGAATTTGCTTCGGCCGGTCAGATTGCGCCATTAACTGCAGAGGTAGTCGCGGACACCTCCAAATTCTATGGCTGGGCGCCGTCCACTCTGGACAGTGAGATTTACGCCTTCCCCTGGATTCTCGGCACCAGGGTGCTTTTTGTCAATAATGAGCTTTCTGTCAAAGCCGGGCTCAAAGACAAATATGTTCCGGCTAACTGGGAGCATATGAAACTCCTTTGTTACAAGATTGATTCGCTGGGTGAGGATATCTATGGTTTCGGCGCCAACGCCGCCGAAAAACATACCTTGTATAAGAAATTTCTTCCATTTTACTGGTCAACCGGGGGGAAAATAATCAGCGAAGACGGCAGGTACGCCGTGATTTCCAGCGACAGATGTTATCAGGCTCTCAAATTCTATAAGGAACTTTCCGACAGTTGTGGCATGATTGATACTCAAAGGCGGCTGGAGGATGCTTTTCTTGCCGGAAAAGTCGGCGTTATTATTTCAGGGGATTGGCTCCTCAAGAGGATAAAGAAGGAAATCCTTGATTTTGATTTTGTTACGTCTTTGATTCCCGGACCTGAATATCCGGGTAAATCATTTGTCGGGGGGGAATATCTGGCTGTCAGCAGCCAGTCGCCGCATAAGAAAGAGGCTATCCGGTTTATCAAGTATCTTGCGTCTAAAGAGAATCAAATATTATTCTGCAAGACGAACTACTCTGCCAATCCCTCGCATAAAGAAGCCGCCCTTGACCCATTCTTTAAAGATGACCCGAACATTATGACCTTTGTTTCGCAGCTTCGTCTCTCCGACTTCCCTCCCCCCGACCCGCAATGGGTCTATATTGAAGATATTATTGAGACCATGCTCGAAGATATTCTGTTTAAGGGAGCGCCTATGGTGGAGACGCTGTATGAAGCGCGCAATAAGATTCAGAAGCTGATTGACAGCAAATGA